The DNA sequence ATATTCTGGGGCCTGCGTTGAATGCTACGAATCTGTACGAGTCGTGCATTATGAACTTGTTTCCGTCTGCGGACAGCCACCTTTCTGGACGAAACTCCATGCAGTCTTCCCCCCACGTAGACCTCATCCTCCCGGTTGCGTAGATCGAGTAGGTCACGGACGAACCCGCCGGAACAAACGTTCCGTCCGGCAACACATCGTCTGCGACGACGTGCTTTGAGTCCTGCGGCACCGACGGGTAAAGCCGTAGTGTTTCTGATAACGCGGCTTTTAGGTATGTCAATCGGTCAATTTCTTCAAACCCTAGTGGCTCGTCTAACCATTTTGACACGTCGTTTCCACGTGTCTCGATCAGAACGGTGATGATTTCACGTAAGATTTTCTCTTCGACTCTTGGGTTTTGGATCACCAGCCAAAAGAACCAACTCAGAGCTACTGATGACGTGTCACGTCCAGCTAGGATGAAATTGAGTGCCACGTGTTGGAGGAATGCGTCCGTGTAggattcttttttcttcatgaaCCTTGAGAGTAAATCATCGTGTGGGTTCCCGTCTTTGTGCTGACTTTGCAACTCGAGCTTACGTGCATCGATCACACTAGATAAATACTCTTCAATTTGTACTAGGCTTCGGCTCAAGCTGACTTCCATCCCGAGCCCAAGCCATTTCTTGAACTTCCACAGTACCTCGGGCAAAATAAACCGTTGAAGCGAGGCCTCGGTGGCTCGATCGAATGCCAGTGCGAAGCCATTTTCGGGGAGTCCGAGGGCACACGTCTTCGGATCCTTTCCGAAAGCCAAACCGCATATGTTGTCGAAAGTGAGACGGAGCAACAAGTCCTGGAGATCAACCGACTTGGCTTCGAGCTCAGCCGACTCAAGTATAGAACAGAGCCTTTCCTTAATGGCTCGGCTAACCCATCGAGCCATGGCTTGGCGCAAGGTCCTAGTGGTGAATTCCAGTGCGGCAGTCTTCCTCTGAAATAGCCACGTGTCACCATCGGAGTTGAAGATGCCATCTCCGAGAAGATCATGAAACACAGCTTGCCACGTGGGTCCCTTGGGGTAATTATCAAAGCGGGTCTTGAGTATGTGCTCCACATTCTTGGGGTCGCACGTGACTGTCACGAGACCTTGCTTTCGAGCCAGGAAAGGAACGGCGCAGATGCAGGTCTGGTACGTGCCGCCACACCCGCGGAGGTTGTCGCAGATCCAGTCATGCAACCGGTCACAGTTCTCGATCAAGCCCGGAAGACTGCCCAACAGAGGCCAGACATATGGACCCTTTAACGACCGTGAGATGAATGTAAACCATAGTAGATAAGCCGTGATAGCCGCTAAAAGCAGAAGAGCAGTGGATATTTCCATACTATTTTCGTCAACCCAACAACCCAAACTACACGGGGATTCCGGGAAACCCGTTATCTCGGAAGATTTTTTCCCTGGAAACGACTTTCTCAGGAGGAGTAGTACCTGAAAGAAATAGCCGTTAGAGAGAATGCACGTTAATTTCCAGCTTTAGAGCTCATAATAATATGGTATCTGAAAGATGTTGGAGAGAACGAagcaagaaaacaaagaaacttCTGTTACGAAAACATACCTGAAAATGCAGGGTCTGAATCTGAAGTActccaaaagaagaaaaacccaGAAGACTGAGCTTTCGAAATGGAAAAGATGGTGGATCATTGAGAGGAAACCCGGGTTCGGTTTCTTGATGATCTTAACCTGACACCATTGTAGGGAAAGTGGAGTTGCAGGATGGGAAAGCAGAGATGATGAGGGATATAAAAGGACATACAAAAGAATAAGAGAGGAGAGGAGTAGGAGGGGAAGGGGGGGTGAGAATGAACTGTGAATTGTACGAAAGGGGAGTAATAAGAGAGGGATTTATAGGTGAGATAGCATTGAAGAGCACTTACTAAGGCCAGACTGGTTCTCGACACTGCAccatcgctctctctctctctcttagagCATTAGATCAAAGCACCACCATAAATGTACTGAGAGGTTGTTGAAACTTTTTAAGGGAAAAATACAGCCATATCTCTCgcatatatagaagaaaaaaagaaaagaaaaaagaccaccagctagctagctaaaagCTAGCAAAAAAAGACCGCCAAGAAAATGTTCTCCCTCTCTGACACACACCTAATTTGCAGAAAATGGAAGACTGCTTTACTTCCAGCAATCAATGCAGAGAGATATTAATGAAATTGGTTGAGAAACTAAGGAAAAGGAGACCAGCCAAAAATTAAGAACGAACACACAAAATAATGATCAatccaacaaagaaaaaaacaaaaaaaaacaattactaCAGTTTACATGGGATCGATCGAGAGAGTTTCGGTTTCTTAACAGTAGTTTCGGTTTGTTAACAGTAAtatggtatatagaatttttcatatatatatataaacaaatatgcGATTTTAAGGAGTTCCCTTTAATGGAACATGTGGTTCTTCATGTCCTGGGCTTTGGATTGGAGGAGTTGGGTGAGCAACCCACCACCAATTTAAAGCGTTGGCTTTTtgctttcatcttcttcttcgatATTTGgtaaattaaaacaattgaTCATTCGGGATCGAGGAGGAGTATTACTCTTCACATGCAGTACTTCACACCGTGTTGACCACCTTCCTCTTTTAATGCATTATGATAAGAAAAAGTGTGCCTCTGCTGCTTCCTTCTGCCATgatcaaaacaaagaaacacAAAAGTCAAAGCTACATATGAGGCCAGGCGGTGAACATGATCATGGCCAAAGTAAttgcaaaatttatatatactggctttttaataatttgttccggtcttttattttatctatctttttcttctctgcCTTCTgatctcttgattttttatctttatttagagGCCAGATACTAgcgatatatattataagataacTGCTACagacataaaaagattatataaaaataaattcacaaattgacataattttatgtgatccgTTAGATCAATTTTAcactaaaagtaaatttacaatctgataAACTGCATTGAGTCACattattttgtagatttttatttttgtgtaattattttgtggttaaagtatttatctatgtatatatataagtatagctctagaaataatattaatgtttgtttAATTAGCTTGGATTTTTAAACAACCTAAAATAAGAAAGCCTCAAATTCTGGAGATCCTCCCATGCAGCAAATTGATGATCAGCAGCTCATATCAGCTGTATGTACAGTTCCAAAACTTGAGTGGTTTAAGCTAAATCAGACTCCATTTGATCCTTGTCTTGACTTTTtcaatattgatgatatatCATGCATGAAGTATTGGGATCATATTGTAATTGGCCGCAATTTGCTTCCCTTAGACGGCATCTAGTGATGATCTTATCTTCTAAACATTAATCTGGATATCTTCTCCACTTATATATTGTCTATATTTATCTCAAGATGATGATCACTTCCGGCCTCAAAGATATTTGGACTACTTCAATATGTGTACgtacgtctctctctctctctctctctctctctctctctctctctctataaatatatatatataggaaggtacgtacgtatataaTAAGCAAATCCAATCCTAAACAAAGTAATTAGACTGATCTTAAGTAGTAAGCTTAAGTTGCATgattttttcaagtttctaaaccACATGCATGCAAATCGTATAGTTTGAGAATATTTCAATCGATCTCACGCgggagtagtagtactactggttGATGGAGAAGTTGAATTTATCCTTAATTTGTACGTGCGGTATATACTACTACTGGTGCCATGCATACTATGTGCATGGCCATACTAGTAATTATCGAGATAATCAGACATGAATGCGCAGGCCGAGATCATCAAGCAACCAAATCTGCAAACATGCAACGCAAAACTGAGACACGCAGAAATTAATCGAGAGATCAGAGAGATGAGTACCAAATTTCAGACTGATCTAGTAGACTCTATAATTAAGCAgcgcatatatataattatatataaataattgaattcttataattaattacgtaATACGTACAgcctaattaaaataatagacTACTTCTGTGCTGTCTATTGCAATATATCATAATTAAATctagcaattatatatatagcaacctatatatatatatatatttatagagagagagagagagagatcagggGTCATTCCGGGCGGTAAGCACCTTTTCAACGCATGCATGCAACtgctttattaattaattagaattgttgaaatatatttgaaaagacATTAATTAATGTAGCTAGCTAGTAAGATCTAGGTGGACTgttgtttaattatattatattatggtTGGATCGTCTTTATTACTACTTTCTTTCCCCTTATCACGTactactactttttttttgaataaatcaAGTACTACTACTTGAGGTAATTAATAATCTCCTCTAAATCCTCAACCTCCACAAACTAACGTATAACTATTTTCGTTTCCCTATTATATATTTCATACCAATTCTTCATATTTCTAGACTTCTCTACTTGCTTGTAATCAGAAAATTTAGCatgaaattagagagagagaagtgccGTTGCATGCTGCAAAAttccaattaatatatatttaaattttgatgtgACATtggccttattttttttttttttactatttttaaaagtataatcGGTTCGATTTGGTCTATTTTGAACGTATTTTAGAATCGAACTGATATATAGcgatttttagatttgaaaagtCGATACCGTGCGCACCTATTACACCCCTAAATCGATACTTCcgattttatcaattttgtctagtttttttgatatattatatagtatatgcattataatatataataatatagtgataatgtaTTGTAgtagattataatatatattataattgtattatagactatagtgataatatatatttattcatataggattttaaaatttaatattatattaattaataatttatcatataatacaaattattttatatatcattatatatgatataaaaaaaattatataaaacatattttgtacaatataaaaaattaaaatatatatataaaccggtCCAGTattgttagaaaaagaaaaattggaactGAACCAATTTCAAccgattttgagaaaaatgaaaccgGTACCGAACGCGGTATTGGACCAACCgactcacaaaatatttttttcacccctacctATTTTGATGTAGCAGTAGCACACGTGCGtcttttttaacaataatatcatcatGTGCTATATATCATGCTCGCGTTTATTAGATAGAGAATTGATCtcacattataattaattttgtgtacgttaataattaataattgagATTGGCTAACATGTAACAATATCATGAATAGGTCTACAAAATTGCATAAAGAGGTCTAGGGTTTGGAATTATTGAAAACATGACTCGCATAGATCCATTTTCCATATTCTTTTACCCGGGCTAGCAAGCAAAGTAGCATCGTCATCGTGATATGCTGTTTCAGCATTCAAAGTAATTAAAATGGCTCATGAATGCATGCTTTTAGACAGACATCATGCATGGCGTAATATGCAGTACTCAGATTGTCGCTAAATCCTCGGCCGTTGTTTTCAATCAAATCCTTGCGGCCTACTTGCCGTTGTTTTCAGAGAATTAgaagaaacataaataaatattcacaatgctgctgctgctgcttgcTCGCTCTCTTTGTAATTTACAGCCACTACGTACGTACTTAAATTATTGAGCTACtaccccatctctctctctctctctctctctctcaaattctaCAAGATTCTTCTAGCAAATTTCAAGGCTCCATGAATGCATGTGACCTTCCCTAGCAGCAGCTAagactttgtttattttcagaaaacatctcatctcatctaattattacaattttttcaacttccaatataaaataaaataaacaatttaactttttcaaatctcaaaataaaaataatattaaaaaatatattttaacaataatttattcaattttttaactttaatctcatctcatctctgaaaacaaacgagccttaAGACAATCGTGTCTCGAAAAtcttattttctcaaattctcacataaaataaaataaataacttaagAAATGCCAGCTTAATTCCTCGATGATGATCTATTACCACTCTTTTTCTTCTGCCCAAGTCTTTTGGTTCGTATTACACCATTAATGCCGCTACCTCTACCACATATATTAGATATAGTAGACATGAATGTTATCACATTAATTTTATTACACGAGGAGGGAGACCACACTTCTCCATTTAGTTAGGCGTTTTATGCGTTTCAGTACCTGAAACTAAAAAATCATCTACACCCTTTTTAACTTCAAAAACTTGACGAACACCCTCATTCAATATTCTTGACATTTGAGTGTACTATCCATATTAGACATGACTGCTTGCTACTCGGACTAACAGATTAGACCAAAAAGTGACCaaatggggttttttttttttgaactttatTAAATGAACAATCAATCagttataaaaatcatttttattgaaaggaaagttaatataatatatatatatagtaatttggTCGAATTTGTTAATTCAAATATCAATATTCCCTATCAAAATTATCAACACCTATTACTACACCCTTCACCACATCCAAAAAGATAGAGATTAGGTATGAGAAACAACAGGGATTAGTTAGCTACTTGACCTTTTATTTTCCAGTCCCGAAGTAACGAGTGCCCCCGACTTCATCCATCCAATGGACAACAATAATCAGTACGTATATATGTCCACTCAAAACCAGTTATTTTGTGTTGTCCATTCAAcactcatgatgatgatcaccATTGCAGAGGCTGTGCTAGAGATTATAAGCATCTGAGCTTTTTCTTCAGAAACTTTCTATGGAAGATATTTTTGATTTCATGACCATGTTACAAGTAG is a window from the Juglans regia cultivar Chandler chromosome 7, Walnut 2.0, whole genome shotgun sequence genome containing:
- the LOC109021535 gene encoding cytochrome P450 86A8, yielding MEISTALLLLAAITAYLLWFTFISRSLKGPYVWPLLGSLPGLIENCDRLHDWICDNLRGCGGTYQTCICAVPFLARKQGLVTVTCDPKNVEHILKTRFDNYPKGPTWQAVFHDLLGDGIFNSDGDTWLFQRKTAALEFTTRTLRQAMARWVSRAIKERLCSILESAELEAKSVDLQDLLLRLTFDNICGLAFGKDPKTCALGLPENGFALAFDRATEASLQRFILPEVLWKFKKWLGLGMEVSLSRSLVQIEEYLSSVIDARKLELQSQHKDGNPHDDLLSRFMKKKESYTDAFLQHVALNFILAGRDTSSVALSWFFWLVIQNPRVEEKILREIITVLIETRGNDVSKWLDEPLGFEEIDRLTYLKAALSETLRLYPSVPQDSKHVVADDVLPDGTFVPAGSSVTYSIYATGRMRSTWGEDCMEFRPERWLSADGNKFIMHDSYRFVAFNAGPRICLGKDLAYLQMKSVAASVLLRHKLKVVPGHRVEQKMSLTLFMKYGLKVNVHRRDLEGIVGSLKMETVAVKCNGGNSREEDDDKHEEAEGDRS